The following proteins are encoded in a genomic region of Flammeovirga pectinis:
- the dcd gene encoding dCTP deaminase, with protein sequence MVLSDTKILEEIEKGSILIEPFDPDALGTNSYDVHLGRHIALYKNEVLDAKQHNEIDTFEIPDDGVVLHPGKIYLGVTKEYTETLEHVAFLEGLSSVGRLGISINANSRAGDVGFCNTWTLEITVAQPVKIYKGMPIGQLFYLTVEGDISNYYHVKKDAKYINRSMKPVESMMYKNKF encoded by the coding sequence ATGGTTCTTTCAGATACAAAAATATTAGAGGAAATTGAAAAAGGCTCAATTCTTATTGAACCTTTCGATCCTGATGCACTAGGAACGAATTCTTATGATGTTCACTTAGGTAGACATATTGCTTTATACAAAAATGAAGTTTTAGATGCCAAACAACATAATGAAATAGATACGTTTGAAATTCCAGATGATGGTGTTGTATTGCACCCTGGTAAAATTTATCTTGGTGTAACAAAAGAGTATACAGAAACATTAGAGCATGTTGCTTTTCTAGAAGGCCTTTCTAGCGTTGGCCGTTTAGGAATTAGCATTAATGCAAATTCTAGAGCTGGTGACGTTGGCTTTTGTAATACATGGACACTAGAAATAACGGTGGCTCAACCTGTAAAAATTTACAAAGGTATGCCTATCGGACAGTTATTCTACCTTACTGTTGAAGGAGATATCAGTAATTATTACCATGTTAAAAAAGATGCAAAATATATAAATAGATCTATGAAACCTGTAGAATCTATGATGTATAAAAACAAATTTTAA
- a CDS encoding class I SAM-dependent rRNA methyltransferase — protein sequence MLEKIYIKGNKLKALDNRHPWVYSGAVAKMPENIEDGDIVELVHGQDKLIGYGFYAPGNQIVCRVFEYTRKPIDPTTQEYWSAKIAKAYAMRKAHVLSEDTNCFRLIHGEGDFFPGLIADVYNDLVSVQILIKGVDKIAPMIIKAFQEIGFERIYNKSKEISKRLENVETPKGWLTEKAGSPKVEVLENGVKFMVDVETGQKTGFFLDQRDARALVAKYSKDARVLNTFSYSGGFSMYALKAGAKLVHSVDASQPAIDLCNENAVINGFDNGEHEGYCADVFEHLTKMESNDYDVVILDPPAFAKSAKAVTAAARGYKQLNLKALRKIKPGGIIFTFSCSQKIDKDLFRKIVFQAAAEAHRNVRILHQTTQPNCHPINIFYPENEYLKGLVLFVE from the coding sequence ATGTTAGAAAAAATATACATTAAAGGAAATAAGTTAAAAGCTTTAGACAATAGACACCCTTGGGTTTACTCTGGTGCTGTTGCAAAAATGCCAGAAAATATAGAAGATGGTGATATTGTTGAGCTTGTACACGGGCAAGATAAATTAATTGGGTATGGATTTTACGCTCCAGGTAACCAAATTGTTTGTCGTGTTTTTGAATATACACGCAAACCAATAGACCCAACAACACAAGAATATTGGTCTGCTAAAATTGCAAAAGCTTATGCTATGCGTAAAGCCCATGTACTTTCTGAAGATACCAACTGCTTTAGATTAATTCATGGAGAAGGAGATTTCTTCCCTGGTTTAATCGCCGATGTTTATAATGATCTTGTTTCTGTTCAGATACTAATTAAAGGAGTAGACAAAATTGCTCCAATGATTATTAAGGCATTCCAAGAAATTGGTTTTGAGCGTATTTACAACAAGAGTAAGGAAATTTCTAAACGCCTTGAAAACGTTGAGACTCCCAAAGGATGGTTGACTGAAAAAGCGGGATCGCCAAAAGTAGAAGTGCTTGAAAATGGTGTAAAATTTATGGTTGACGTTGAAACAGGACAAAAAACTGGTTTCTTCTTAGACCAAAGAGATGCTCGTGCCTTAGTAGCTAAATATTCTAAAGATGCTCGTGTATTAAATACATTTAGTTATAGTGGCGGATTTAGTATGTATGCATTAAAAGCAGGTGCTAAATTAGTACATTCTGTAGATGCCTCTCAACCTGCAATTGATTTGTGTAATGAGAATGCAGTAATAAATGGCTTCGATAATGGAGAACATGAAGGTTATTGTGCTGATGTTTTTGAACATTTGACAAAAATGGAATCTAACGATTATGATGTTGTAATTCTTGATCCCCCTGCATTTGCCAAATCTGCTAAAGCTGTTACAGCTGCTGCAAGAGGCTACAAGCAATTAAACCTTAAAGCTTTAAGAAAAATAAAGCCAGGTGGAATTATATTTACATTCTCTTGTTCTCAAAAAATTGACAAGGATTTGTTTAGAAAAATTGTATTCCAAGCTGCTGCTGAAGCACATAGAAATGTAAGAATTTTACATCAAACTACTCAACCAAACTGTCATCCAATAAACATTTTCTACCCAGAGAATGAATATTTAAAAGGATTAGTTCTATTTGTAGAGTAA
- a CDS encoding glycosyltransferase family 2 protein, whose translation MQKVSVITISYNCESEIEPTLKSVIAQDYIAIEFVVIDGASKDTTFDIISRYKNNIDVLVSEADKGIYDAMNKGVQKASGDWVIFMNAGDTFYNEKAISSIMNKADKDTQLLYGDHEVVYDHLTKIKSGIPAENLWKGMICSHQALFVKRNLLLSHPFEWKNWKISADFHFIFNRWQEGCKFQHVPVFIAKFAAGGLSEVSSVPSKIETWSIVKEKINTKEVDNYYSKLIRYEKLVNIPRNLLGAKSFELLMKLKNKMTGKNLK comes from the coding sequence ATGCAAAAAGTGAGCGTCATTACAATTTCTTACAATTGTGAATCAGAAATAGAGCCGACACTAAAAAGTGTTATTGCTCAAGACTACATAGCTATTGAGTTTGTAGTGATTGATGGTGCATCAAAAGATACAACTTTTGACATTATTTCACGCTACAAAAATAATATTGATGTATTGGTTTCTGAAGCTGACAAAGGAATTTATGATGCAATGAACAAAGGTGTGCAAAAAGCATCTGGAGATTGGGTTATTTTTATGAATGCTGGAGATACTTTTTATAATGAGAAAGCAATTTCTTCTATAATGAATAAAGCAGATAAAGACACTCAATTACTTTATGGTGATCATGAAGTTGTTTACGATCATTTGACTAAAATAAAGAGTGGTATTCCTGCTGAAAATTTATGGAAAGGGATGATTTGTAGTCATCAAGCATTATTTGTAAAAAGAAATCTCTTACTTTCTCATCCTTTTGAATGGAAAAATTGGAAGATTTCTGCAGACTTTCATTTCATCTTTAACAGATGGCAAGAGGGATGTAAATTTCAGCATGTACCTGTATTTATTGCAAAATTTGCAGCAGGAGGATTATCAGAAGTTAGTTCTGTTCCTTCTAAAATCGAGACATGGTCTATTGTAAAAGAAAAAATCAATACAAAAGAGGTTGATAACTATTACAGTAAACTTATTCGATACGAGAAGCTTGTCAATATCCCAAGAAATTTACTTGGGGCTAAAAGTTTTGAGTTACTCATGAAACTCAAAAATAAAATGACAGGTAAAAATTTAAAGTAG
- a CDS encoding arginine--tRNA ligase: MEQQIINGIAEAVKELYGIELPTSRITLQPTKKEFDGALTFVTFSLTKQLGKNPVQIGEEIGAYLKENNAAVSDFNVVKGFLNLVISNTVWVETLAEISKDTAYGRVARNGEKVMVEYSSPNTNKPLHLGHLRNNFLGHSVSLILDAAGYDVQKVNLVNDRGIHICKSMLAYTKFGKGETPSETLKGDKLVGNYYVAFDKHYKVEVKNLIEEKKSDYPSLANVEDLKALKAEIEAKGASKKNKIPLTDDEKVQIKDIKALFEYAEKNAPLLVEAQEMLRKWEAGDEETVSLWKKMNDWVYAGFAQSYEMMGVEFDNIYYESQTYLLGKDIVKEGLDKGIFFKKENDSVWIDLKKEKLDEKLVLRGDGTAVYMTQDMGTADLKYKDFGMTKSVYVVGNEQDYHFKVLQAIMKHMGRSYADGIFHLSYGMVELPEGKMKSREGTVVDADDLIQEMIDTAQERTEESGKIDGFTTDEATVLFKQLALGALKYYLLKVDPKKTMLFNPKDSIDFQGDTGVYIQYNHAKIQALLRRADKDGITYSAESFAGLTDITAAEADLVALLGKLNDKISESADAYAPSIVANYAFDVAKQYSKVYSESPIFNEEDAKKKAFRIALSKQSADAIRIALQLIGVQAPSRM, from the coding sequence ATGGAGCAACAAATCATAAACGGTATTGCAGAAGCGGTAAAAGAACTCTACGGAATTGAATTACCAACTTCTAGAATTACTTTACAGCCTACAAAAAAAGAATTTGACGGTGCATTAACGTTCGTCACTTTTTCTCTTACAAAACAGTTAGGTAAAAACCCTGTGCAAATTGGAGAAGAAATTGGTGCGTATTTAAAAGAAAATAATGCAGCTGTTTCTGATTTTAATGTTGTGAAAGGTTTCTTAAACTTAGTAATCAGTAATACTGTTTGGGTAGAGACTTTAGCAGAAATTTCTAAAGATACTGCTTATGGTCGTGTTGCTAGAAATGGAGAAAAAGTAATGGTCGAATATTCTTCGCCAAATACAAATAAACCATTACACTTAGGTCACCTTAGAAATAACTTTTTAGGACACTCCGTCTCATTAATTTTAGATGCGGCTGGTTATGATGTTCAAAAAGTGAATCTAGTAAACGACCGTGGTATCCATATTTGTAAGTCGATGTTGGCTTACACAAAGTTTGGAAAAGGTGAAACTCCTAGCGAAACTTTAAAAGGTGATAAGTTAGTAGGGAACTATTACGTAGCTTTTGATAAACACTATAAAGTGGAAGTCAAAAACTTGATAGAAGAGAAAAAAAGCGATTACCCTTCTTTAGCTAATGTAGAAGATCTTAAAGCACTAAAAGCAGAGATTGAAGCAAAAGGGGCGTCAAAGAAAAATAAAATTCCTTTAACGGATGATGAGAAAGTTCAGATAAAAGATATCAAGGCTTTATTTGAATATGCGGAGAAAAACGCACCTCTATTAGTAGAAGCGCAAGAAATGTTGCGTAAATGGGAAGCTGGTGATGAAGAAACAGTTTCGCTTTGGAAAAAAATGAACGACTGGGTGTACGCTGGTTTTGCACAGTCTTATGAAATGATGGGTGTAGAGTTTGATAATATATATTATGAATCTCAAACTTATTTATTGGGTAAGGACATTGTTAAAGAAGGTTTAGATAAAGGTATTTTCTTTAAAAAGGAAAATGATTCTGTTTGGATTGATCTTAAAAAAGAAAAGTTAGACGAAAAATTAGTTTTAAGAGGTGATGGTACTGCCGTGTATATGACACAGGATATGGGTACTGCAGATCTTAAATACAAAGATTTCGGCATGACAAAATCTGTATACGTTGTAGGTAACGAACAAGATTACCATTTTAAGGTATTACAGGCTATCATGAAACACATGGGACGTTCTTATGCTGATGGTATTTTCCACCTTTCTTACGGAATGGTAGAATTACCTGAAGGTAAAATGAAATCTCGTGAAGGTACAGTTGTAGATGCTGACGATTTGATCCAAGAGATGATCGACACAGCACAAGAACGTACGGAAGAATCTGGAAAGATTGATGGGTTTACTACAGATGAAGCAACAGTATTGTTTAAGCAATTAGCTTTAGGAGCACTTAAATATTATTTATTAAAAGTTGATCCTAAGAAAACAATGCTTTTTAACCCTAAAGATTCAATTGATTTCCAGGGAGATACAGGTGTTTATATTCAGTATAACCATGCAAAAATTCAAGCGTTATTAAGACGTGCCGATAAAGATGGTATTACTTATTCAGCAGAATCTTTTGCTGGACTTACAGATATTACTGCTGCTGAAGCAGATTTAGTTGCTTTATTAGGTAAACTAAATGATAAGATCTCTGAATCAGCAGATGCATATGCACCATCAATTGTTGCAAACTATGCTTTTGATGTTGCTAAACAATATTCTAAAGTATATTCTGAGTCTCCAATCTTTAATGAAGAAGACGCGAAGAAAAAAGCTTTTAGAATTGCTTTGTCTAAACAATCTGCAGATGCTATAAGAATTGCTTTACAGCTAATTGGTGTTCAAGCGCCATCTAGAATGTAG
- the yciA gene encoding acyl-CoA thioester hydrolase YciA: MNKFKGVSKFLHYISNIIHENENLMSTNEPTPKGELLLRTLAMPADTNANGDIFGGWIMSQMDIAGGILAKETALGRTVTVAVDGMTFHKPVSVGDAVCVYGEVLKTGKTSMKIHLEVWAKPLIKGHDFNNSYLVTEGMFIYVSIDDDKKPKQIPAEHAVH, from the coding sequence GTGAACAAATTTAAAGGAGTATCAAAATTTCTACATTATATTAGCAATATTATTCACGAAAACGAAAATTTGATGTCTACAAACGAACCAACTCCAAAAGGAGAACTACTACTAAGAACTTTAGCCATGCCTGCTGATACCAATGCCAATGGTGATATTTTTGGTGGTTGGATTATGTCTCAAATGGATATTGCAGGAGGAATACTTGCCAAAGAAACTGCTCTTGGAAGAACTGTAACTGTTGCAGTAGATGGTATGACATTCCATAAACCTGTTTCTGTTGGAGATGCTGTTTGTGTATATGGAGAAGTTTTAAAGACGGGTAAAACATCTATGAAGATCCATTTAGAAGTCTGGGCAAAGCCTCTAATTAAAGGACATGACTTTAATAATAGTTATCTGGTAACAGAAGGTATGTTTATTTATGTATCTATTGATGATGATAAAAAGCCGAAGCAAATACCTGCTGAACACGCTGTTCATTAA
- a CDS encoding RNA recognition motif domain-containing protein codes for MNIFVAKLNYSTQEETLRELFESFGEVSSAKVIIDRETDRSKGFGFVEMPNDEEGMNAIEQLNESELDGRTIVVKQARPRESNGGGGGGRGGYGGGNRGGYGGGRY; via the coding sequence ATGAATATCTTTGTAGCAAAATTGAATTACAGTACTCAAGAAGAGACACTGAGAGAATTATTTGAAAGCTTTGGCGAAGTATCTTCTGCTAAAGTTATTATTGACCGTGAAACAGACCGTTCTAAGGGTTTTGGCTTTGTAGAAATGCCAAACGACGAAGAAGGAATGAACGCAATCGAGCAATTGAACGAATCAGAGCTTGATGGTAGAACTATCGTAGTTAAGCAAGCGCGTCCGCGTGAGTCTAACGGCGGTGGCGGCGGTGGCCGTGGTGGTTACGGTGGTGGAAACCGTGGCGGTTACGGTGGCGGAAGATACTAG
- a CDS encoding mechanosensitive ion channel family protein: MIKRKAFLCLLFCLLGILSNSFAQKSTPQQREKEQLEVYNEIKSLIVADSIYRVYLREQIARLDSLSGAKKKVKQVFLANGIPVAPFNDTLFYVHRRKAVSASIRAKSLEDTLRKIADNTLYLIDSVDLEPFESTYKLVFKGETIHVVDTVDAKLAQMSKINLARERQYAINLSLHEKINYQGKYAGMIALIGLFLLLFFFKMIGKGYRLALIKVVRDNNGWFRNKRVKNVKILTEENQINIARYLLLIIRFGLIFILISLYLPIVGRFSPPLRDISDEFFGYIFNPFIDILKSFIEYTPNLLKIGVVIFVFHYTIQLVKTFADAIADGRLKIQGFYPDWVPPTFKIIKFVLYTFMVIMIFPLLPGAESQEFKGISVFVGVLLSIGSTSVITNAISGIVITYMRRFTIGDWIRIGDIMGEVVERSLFVTRLKTSKNEIVTIPNSKISESNTINYSQPINRFKLIIHTTVTIGYDVPWRKVHALLKEAAEITEGLIAGEIPFVLQTSLDDYYVSYQLNAYTKQPEKLARIYSRLHQNIQDIFARDEVEIMSPHYRANREDNEITIPDFKLMHDAPKEEKPPMDNSKTENKPDH; encoded by the coding sequence ATGATCAAAAGAAAGGCCTTTTTGTGTCTATTATTTTGCCTTTTAGGTATTTTGTCAAATTCTTTTGCACAAAAATCTACTCCACAACAGAGGGAGAAAGAACAATTAGAAGTTTACAATGAAATCAAAAGTTTAATTGTAGCAGATTCTATATATAGAGTTTACTTAAGGGAACAAATTGCTCGTTTAGATTCCCTTTCAGGAGCTAAAAAGAAAGTGAAACAGGTTTTCTTGGCAAATGGTATTCCTGTAGCTCCCTTTAACGATACTTTATTCTATGTACACAGAAGAAAGGCTGTATCAGCTTCAATAAGAGCAAAATCTCTTGAAGATACTTTACGAAAAATTGCAGATAATACACTTTATCTTATTGATTCTGTAGATCTTGAACCATTTGAAAGTACATATAAACTAGTATTTAAAGGGGAAACTATTCATGTTGTGGATACTGTTGACGCGAAGTTGGCGCAAATGTCAAAAATAAATTTAGCGAGAGAAAGACAGTATGCAATTAATTTATCTTTACATGAAAAGATAAATTATCAGGGTAAGTATGCAGGAATGATTGCTTTGATAGGGCTTTTCCTTTTATTGTTCTTTTTTAAAATGATTGGAAAAGGATATCGATTAGCACTCATAAAAGTAGTTCGTGACAACAATGGATGGTTTAGAAATAAGCGTGTAAAAAATGTAAAAATTCTGACAGAGGAAAATCAAATTAATATAGCTAGATACCTTTTACTAATCATTCGATTTGGTTTAATATTTATTCTTATCTCTCTTTATTTACCAATAGTTGGACGGTTTTCTCCACCACTGAGAGATATTTCTGATGAGTTTTTCGGATACATTTTTAACCCTTTTATAGATATATTGAAATCATTTATTGAATATACTCCAAATTTATTAAAAATTGGAGTAGTCATTTTTGTTTTTCATTATACAATACAATTGGTGAAAACATTTGCAGATGCAATAGCAGATGGACGATTAAAAATACAAGGTTTTTACCCTGATTGGGTGCCACCTACTTTTAAGATTATAAAGTTTGTGCTTTATACATTTATGGTAATAATGATTTTTCCACTTCTTCCTGGTGCCGAATCTCAAGAATTTAAAGGTATATCTGTGTTTGTCGGTGTTTTATTGTCTATAGGTTCTACCTCTGTAATTACCAACGCAATAAGCGGAATAGTAATTACCTATATGCGTAGATTCACAATTGGTGATTGGATAAGAATTGGCGATATAATGGGAGAAGTAGTAGAACGCTCACTTTTTGTTACTCGCTTAAAAACATCTAAGAATGAAATTGTTACTATACCAAATAGCAAGATTTCTGAATCTAATACTATTAATTATTCTCAGCCAATAAATCGATTTAAATTAATAATTCATACTACTGTTACTATCGGTTATGATGTTCCATGGAGAAAAGTGCATGCTTTATTAAAAGAAGCTGCAGAGATTACAGAAGGCTTAATTGCAGGTGAAATTCCTTTTGTATTACAAACTTCATTAGATGATTATTATGTAAGTTATCAATTGAATGCTTATACAAAACAACCCGAAAAATTAGCACGAATATATTCTCGTTTACATCAAAACATTCAAGATATTTTTGCTAGAGATGAAGTTGAAATCATGTCGCCACATTACAGGGCAAATAGGGAAGATAATGAGATTACAATCCCTGATTTTAAGCTAATGCATGATGCTCCGAAAGAAGAAAAACCTCCAATGGACAATTCTAAAACAGAGAATAAACCTGATCATTAA
- the hemB gene encoding porphobilinogen synthase: MLTRRPRRNRKSVGVRQMVQETQLTVDDFIFPLFLIEGENKKEEVSSMPGIYRYTLDLLLEEVGECVALGINSYCIFPSLGEDKKDSLATEGSNPEGIYQIALRSIKEKYPDTVVMTDVAMDPYSSDGHDGIVKEGKIVNDETLEVLGKMALAQAKAGADIIGPSDMMDGRIGYIRDVLDDNGYTDVSIMSYSAKYASAFYGPFRDALDSAPKFGDKKTYQMDPANVKEALIEAELDYVEGADFLMVKPALSYLDVIKTLADNFDVPITAYNVSGEYAMLKAAAQNGWLENDKTMLEMLLSIKRAGASAILTYFAKEAAVLLNK, encoded by the coding sequence ATGTTAACTAGAAGACCACGTCGTAATAGAAAATCTGTAGGTGTTCGCCAAATGGTACAAGAGACACAGCTAACAGTAGATGACTTTATTTTTCCTTTGTTTCTAATTGAAGGAGAAAATAAGAAAGAAGAGGTAAGTTCAATGCCAGGTATTTACAGGTACACATTGGATCTTTTGTTAGAAGAAGTAGGAGAGTGTGTTGCATTGGGTATTAATTCCTATTGTATTTTTCCATCATTAGGAGAAGATAAAAAAGATAGTTTAGCCACTGAAGGGAGCAATCCAGAAGGTATTTACCAAATTGCATTGCGTAGCATTAAGGAAAAATATCCTGATACTGTTGTAATGACAGATGTTGCCATGGATCCATACAGTTCTGATGGACATGATGGCATTGTGAAAGAGGGTAAAATTGTAAACGATGAAACTTTAGAAGTTTTGGGCAAAATGGCATTAGCTCAGGCTAAAGCTGGTGCGGATATCATTGGACCTTCTGATATGATGGATGGTAGAATTGGGTATATTAGAGATGTACTTGATGATAATGGATATACGGATGTATCTATCATGTCTTATTCTGCAAAATATGCGTCCGCATTCTATGGTCCGTTTAGAGATGCATTAGATTCTGCGCCAAAATTTGGAGATAAAAAGACCTACCAAATGGATCCAGCTAATGTGAAAGAAGCATTGATTGAAGCAGAATTGGATTATGTTGAAGGTGCAGATTTCTTAATGGTAAAACCAGCTTTATCTTATTTAGATGTTATTAAAACATTAGCAGATAATTTTGATGTGCCGATTACTGCTTACAACGTATCTGGTGAGTATGCAATGTTAAAGGCCGCTGCTCAGAACGGTTGGTTAGAAAATGATAAGACAATGTTAGAAATGCTTTTGAGTATTAAACGTGCTGGCGCGAGTGCTATCCTAACGTATTTTGCAAAAGAAGCAGCAGTTTTATTGAATAAGTAA
- a CDS encoding M61 family metallopeptidase, which yields MIYNITSSKTHPYFLDFKITFIAKEDNQVLQLPLWRPGRYQVQTFAKNIRSIKASCKGANLKVQTVARNTWSVLNSKKGDEIELYYEYYARHQDAGGTWVSETFWLINFIGAGILPRGLSEEEIKVNIAFPSTFDVATSAKEVNGTYSYQNFDELVDTPFMAGRYMHHKTFEMASTTFHIWLHGRITPEWEKIITDFRLFTAPQLSIFGGFPHKEFHYLCLIPHFKHYHGVEHQKSTVITLGPDTEFSSATFYENLLGISSHELFHVWNIKKIRPVELLPYNLFEEVYFDTGFVAEGVTTYYGDALLYRSGAYSVEQYKKELNQLLARHFENQGRFNLSVADSSLELWTDGYEKGIPARKTSIYVKGAVGALILDAKIQKQTNATKSLDDVMRLMWERFGSKDVGYTAKDYQNIAEEVIGCSLEKYFEEVIFGDLSLENEVEEALVYLGWEVEVTPPKEAFAANYGVKIDASAKVIDTSYKLDKQRLVEGDQIMAIDGVKTDAKHLQQFVSSKEMLTITFIRDSTLCQIELFKKNMLHYLKINVT from the coding sequence ATGATTTATAATATTACTTCGTCTAAAACACATCCTTATTTTTTAGATTTCAAAATTACATTTATTGCAAAAGAAGATAATCAAGTTCTTCAATTACCACTATGGCGACCAGGGAGGTATCAGGTGCAGACTTTTGCAAAGAATATACGTTCAATTAAAGCATCTTGTAAAGGAGCTAACTTAAAAGTGCAAACTGTAGCAAGGAATACTTGGAGTGTATTAAATAGTAAGAAAGGAGATGAAATAGAATTGTATTATGAATATTACGCGAGACATCAAGATGCTGGTGGAACTTGGGTAAGTGAAACTTTTTGGTTAATCAATTTTATTGGGGCAGGAATACTACCAAGAGGTTTATCAGAAGAGGAAATTAAAGTGAACATTGCTTTTCCAAGTACATTTGATGTGGCAACTTCTGCAAAAGAAGTGAATGGAACATATAGCTACCAGAATTTTGACGAGTTAGTGGATACTCCTTTCATGGCAGGGAGGTACATGCATCATAAAACATTCGAAATGGCATCGACGACATTTCATATTTGGTTACATGGTCGAATAACTCCAGAATGGGAGAAAATTATCACAGACTTTAGACTTTTTACAGCACCTCAGTTATCAATTTTTGGAGGTTTTCCACACAAAGAATTTCATTACCTATGTTTAATACCACATTTTAAACATTACCATGGAGTGGAACATCAGAAAAGTACTGTAATCACTTTGGGTCCAGATACTGAATTTTCATCAGCTACTTTTTACGAGAATTTATTAGGAATTTCATCGCATGAATTATTTCATGTTTGGAACATTAAAAAGATAAGACCTGTTGAATTATTACCTTATAATCTTTTTGAAGAAGTATATTTTGATACAGGTTTTGTAGCAGAAGGTGTAACGACATATTATGGTGATGCGTTATTGTACCGTTCAGGAGCCTACTCTGTTGAACAATATAAAAAGGAGCTAAATCAATTGTTAGCGAGGCATTTTGAAAACCAAGGAAGGTTTAATTTATCTGTGGCAGATTCGTCATTAGAATTATGGACAGACGGCTATGAAAAAGGAATTCCTGCAAGAAAAACATCTATTTATGTAAAAGGGGCTGTGGGAGCATTGATTTTAGACGCGAAAATTCAAAAACAGACAAATGCTACTAAAAGTCTAGATGATGTAATGAGGTTGATGTGGGAGAGGTTTGGAAGTAAAGATGTAGGATATACAGCAAAGGATTATCAGAATATAGCTGAAGAAGTAATCGGATGCTCTTTAGAGAAGTATTTCGAAGAAGTAATCTTTGGTGATCTATCACTTGAAAATGAAGTAGAAGAAGCGTTGGTTTATTTAGGTTGGGAAGTTGAAGTGACGCCTCCTAAAGAAGCTTTTGCAGCAAATTATGGCGTTAAAATAGATGCGTCTGCAAAAGTAATTGATACTTCATATAAACTAGATAAACAAAGGCTTGTAGAAGGAGATCAGATTATGGCTATCGATGGTGTAAAAACAGATGCAAAACATCTTCAGCAATTTGTCTCTTCCAAAGAGATGCTCACCATTACTTTTATAAGAGATAGTACTTTATGTCAAATAGAGTTATTTAAGAAGAATATGTTGCATTATTTAAAGATAAATGTAACCTAA